tttaattacattaataatataaataaaaaaaatacctaattaaattaattatttaaagtaattaaatcaattgaatattttttattaaattattttatactcattttaaggttgaaacacctaactaaaaatattcaactttttatatcattatgaatacaattcacaatgttaaatttttattaaggctatattgattattaacaaattttttaatgtataataataataataataataataataataataataataataataataataattgttattagtacatagtattataacaataataattaaatataattgaatgatattaaaaatgaattaattattaatttataacatcaaaataataatattaatattgattaataataataatagtataaagaattaagagaatgagagaagatattataatatcacttttggtactaattttttgtatgcccaaaataccctttatgacataaatgtgaaaatatatttgtttaaggggtattttgggaagaaaattgcatcaggtaccaaaaatgtgatttataggtaccaaaaacgatataaaataaagatcaggtaccgtttacgtgcgaaagtgaaagatcaggtaccatttatgtagttcactcttaaatataaaatctgcCCAACTTAAAATAAGAGATGGCCCAACAGATATGGAGTACACaaataagtaagagagagaagatacTGGATTATAAATCGGGATTCAAAGGATGATACTTCTCCAGTATAGGTTCCAAAAAGATTACAACATTGTCTTTCTGATGAAAACCTTGATTTAGAATTtagaaaatcatcaaatttaaatcatctcacttcatgcTAATACCCTTTAAAGATAGAACAAATTAAGACAAACATCttgtaattataaatatgagttGCCTAATGAAAGGCGATTAAAATGAACTTGACTAACCATATCATTCTTAACCTTTGACGCCAATGCCACGTACCTTTTGGATCTCTTGGACACACTTGAGAAGAGACACTTTAATGGCAttttataaaacttaattagttTTCAAAGACCCTTTTATAAAAGATTATTAGTACAAGTTAATTAGCTTAAGAATATGCAAAGAATTATATGCAGTGATTCTACTAGGAATATGCATTCTATTCTAGGGGTTCGTTGGAATGAAACACTAAATTCTCGAATCAAGATTTGGGGTTTTCAACGAAACCCAAAAAATCAATTACTTGGAACTAATTAATGAgggaaataattaattactagttCTGAAGATtcaatcattttcaaataattaataggaggactaattatttcattaaatccTGAAATCTAAAATCATACTGAACGCATCATTATAAATCTTAAAATCGGCCCAACTTAAGAAAAGAGGTGGCCCAACACTGAAGAAATggagtagtagtactactttacaaataagaaagagaaaaaaaaatactgaaCTATAAATAGGAATTCAAAGGATGATGCTTCTCCGTtccaaaatcatcaaatttaacTCATCTCATTTCATGGTAATAAAGGtggaacaaattaaaaaagacaATCATCGATCCttgtaattataaatatgagttGCCTAATGAAAGGCGAACTAAATGAACTTGGCTAACCTTATCATTCTTCAACTTTAAGGCCAATGCCACGTTCCTCCGTGATCCGTTGGACACACTTGAGAAGAGATTCGTTTGCACGATCAACCTCAATTAGCTTAAGATAAAATGTGCCAATGGCATTTGGAATATCATTCAGCTTACGACAACCTTTAAGTACAAGGCGCTTTAGTTGAAAGAATTGGTGTTCTTTAGCAACCAAATTCTTGATATCAGATTCCTCAATTAGCAAATAACACAGTTCAGCAAACACTTTTCGTTCGTCCACGAACTCTTCATTAGTGTCCCATGTATCGCCTTCAAAGGCATGATCTCTCAGTTTGAGCACTTCAAGTTGGGGCAGAGCTGCAATAGCTTTCATATCATCCCAAGGAAATCGCCAACCACTCAAGGCTTAGCTTTTCCCTGAAGAAGAGAACCTTTCTTCACAACTAGTGTCAGTTTCTCAAGCTGAGACAAAAGCACAAGATTGTGGAGCTGATAGTCTTGTTGATATCTGTCTCCAAAATATGTGATTGCCAGCTTTTTCACATTGCATATCAATTTCATCATCTCTTCTTTGCATATCAGCTTTTTCACAACAGACAGTGTAAGCAGCATCTTCAGAGCAGGAGAAGTTGTTTCTTCTGGATGTGCCAAGAGATCGAAGAAGGAGACAAGATGCGTCAAAAGTGGCAGCATCCAGATCTCTAATGGTAGATATACCTCATCCCTTGAGTATATGTATTTCCTTGATCTCTTGTTGGGACGGATGATCAACGACCGAAGATTCTGCAATTTGGATATGGCTGATGGAACCTCCATTGCACATCCGAAAGCAAGGTACCTCAAGTGGAAGAGGTCGAACACAGAAGTAGGGAGTGCATATGCATCTGTATCAACCACATCCAACACCCTTAGCAATTTGAACTTGCGCAGACCGCGTAATGAGCTTTCATTACGATGGAAGCTTATAATGGTACGCAGGGTTGAGGCATACACTCTTGCAACCTCCCTCAGATCAAGATGAGAAATACTGATCCGCCGCTCATAATTCTCATCTAGAGCCTTTATTTTGAACACGTCACGTACCAAATCATGGACAATGCAACTTTTGATTCCACCATTGGACTTGATGGCTGTGGTGGAAGCCAAATTTTTGCTCACGATTTCCTTCACATATTGTTCAGCGTTATATTGAGTAGTAGCAAATCCTTCAGCCATCCATAACTTAGCAAGCACGGAGACTCGAAGTTCATAATCATCATGGAAGCCACACATGTATAAGAAACAAGACCTCAAAGGATGAGACAATTCGGCATAACTCAAAGACATTGTAGATTGAAACTGTGCGTCTTCCACGATAAGTGAACGTATGTTTTGTGCAACTTCCTCCCACGAGGATTGAGTCTGGTCTCGTGGAGACAATATACGAGCAACTACAACAATTGCAAGGGGCATCCCCTTGCAACCTTTGGCAATATCCTTTCCGATCTTCTCCGACTCAGATGGACAATCTTTGCTACCAAACACCTTTTGCTTCAAAAGAGACCAACTTACATGCTCATCCATGAGACCCATCTTGTGAGCATTATGGgaatagaaaatcaaattgTCATTCCTTGTGGTTATCAAAATCCAACTCCCATCACTCTTTTCTTCTTTGGGAAATACCTTGCTTATGTCTTCCATAGTTTTTTTACTCCATAGATCATCCAGCACAATCAGGTACTTGTTGTTCATCAAGATTTGGCGTAACTTGTGTTCCGTTGTGTCACAATCATTCACAAGTCCTTTttcgatttgattctccaaggAGAGTAAGAGCTCTTCATAGACAGTTTCAATTTGATAGTTCTGGGACACAGTGATCCAGACACGAACAGGAAAGTGGTTGACAACTTGGTCATCATCAAAAACAGCTCTGGCAAGAGTTGTCTTTCCAATACCACCCATCCCCGTGATTCCAATGAAGTATTCAATCCAAGGGGATTTGAAGAGCATAACTCTTAATTTGTCCACCTGCTTCTCCAGACCAACAGCAGCTGGTGTGGGTGTTGGAGATGACTCAAGAAGAATCTTATTCCTATCGACAGCTGCTGTGGTCGTTTGTTATGACATCCCTTATCTGATCGGTCAATACCTGCACACAAGAAACACAAGCCTTGGTTATCCGGCGCCCAAGAGGCTTGGGTCGGCGGTAATTTCCGGCGAAGGGGAGGCTGAGCGCGAGAGAGGTTCTCGACGGCAGCTTAGGGTTAGGTTTCTTGCTGTACGCTCCAAACTTGGGCCAAAATAATGATTTCATAGATAGCTCAATGTTAATGACGTGGCCCTATTTATACTAAgaccctagggttggttcgacCTAACCTATATatccgggaaagaaccaactaAGAAAACCCGGACGGAGCTTATAACACGCTCGACTCAATTACAATGCCAACAGAAATAcgttcataaataaataacaaaaacatgaaaaagaaGTAAAGTTCTATCTAAGGAATTAGTCGCTACTTAGCGACGTAATTCGCAAACTTCTGCGGCGGCTTGATTTGGTCCCTTGGTCGCAAGGCTCTGGCCGTCGTGCTTTCTGGTTGCACTTGCACTCTTGGCTCAGCCTCACGATCTACCCTTGCTTCTTCTTCTGTCTCCTCGTCATCGCCGGTGGGCTCTTCAGTTGGTTTTCTCAAGCTATCCTTATCAACTCTCCCCTCCTTAACAACTTCCTTGACCTCAAGGGAGAGGTTAGGAAAGCGCTTCCTGATCGTGTCCAGCGGCTCCCACGATGGTGCGTCTGTCCCGTCCGACCAACGTACCAACACATGATCGCTTGGTTTGCCATCATGCCACATCACCTGCGAATCAATAAAGGCCACCGGGTATACAATCGGCCTGGCTCCCACAAAGTCAGACGGCAGCTCCACTGTTCTGGATTCGTCATCTCCTGCTATGAACTCCCGCAGCAAGCTAACATGGAAGACGTCATGTATCCTGCTCCCTTCCGGTAATCGCAGCCGGTAGGCAACTGGTCCGACGCGCTGCAATACTTCAAATGGACCATAGAAACGTCGAGCAAGCTTTGCGGAAAGTGGTTTGGCGACCGAATGCTGGCGGTACGGTTGTAGCTTTAGCCACACTAGATCGCCCACTTCAAATTCCACGTGCCGACGGTGTTTGTTCGCCGTTTCTCTCATCCGTTGTTGTGCTCGTTCTAGATTTGCTCGTAGCTCCACAAGGAGGCTGCCCCGTTGCCGAATCAAGTCTGCTACCTTTGGCGGCGTCGCGGCAGAAGGGGGTGATGCCACCAACAACGGAGGATCACGACCGTACAAGGCGCGGAACGGAGACGTGCCTAAGGCAGCATTGTGGAAGCAGTTGAGTGCCAGTTCGGCCCACGGAAGGAAATTGCACCACTTGGATGGACGGTCTGCTGTAAATGCTCGCAGGTACTGTTCCAACCCACGATTCCGCACCTCTGTCTGTCCGTCGGATTGCGGGTGGTAAGCTGTCGAAAAGTGCAGCTTAGTACCGCTTAAGCGGAGCATTTCCTCCCAAGTAGCATTCAAGAAAATCGAATCCCTGTCGGAGACGAGGGTCTTTGGGAAACCATGGTGGCGGACCACCGTATTAATAAATAGGTGTGCTACTCGCAAAGCGTCAAATCGCGTTGGTAGTGGAGCAAAATGGGCATACTTCGAGAGGCGGTCCACCACCACCATAATTGTCGTATAGCCGCGAGACGGCGGTAGGCCCGTAATGAAGTCCATGGAAACGTCCTCCCAAACTTGTGTGGGGATCGGGAGAGGCTGCAGCAACCCCGCAGGCTTTTGAGTAGAGTATTTAGTGGATTGACAGATAGCACATGAGTCCACAAACTTCTTCACATCCTTGCGCATATTCGGCCAGTAAAAGCCTGCAGATAACAGCTTGAAAGTTCTTTCATGGCCGGGGTGGCCCGCCAAAGGGGTGGAGTGATGTTCGGTGAGTAACGGCCCCTTCAATTTGGAGTTTGGGCTGAGAAGAAGGCGGCGGTGGTAATAGACAAGTCCGTCCACATAAGAAAGATGGGGTGGGGCTGCCCCGCTGGTAATCTCCACCACCAATGCCTTCAAATCATGTAGTTCTGCCGTTTCAACTCGTAGCAGTTCCACAATTTTGGGTACCGGCTGAGCTATAGCTGTAGTTAATGTGCagcaaaaaaaagtttaattatgttttttgtttagaGTGTCATTAGTAGGTTGGCTGATTATGACACTAGTCATTAATTCTCTAGCATGTGTTTTCATTTCCTAGAAAAAGTGTCTCGTATTCCATCTTTAATTAGTAGAGATGGAGAGTCTTTTGTAAGTTGAACCATTTTTTCATCTATCTAATTATCAGACTTTCTCCCCTGAAAACTCATCTCCATAAGAACTCCTAAAACAGAGACTATACAACCATCATCTCAATCAAAAAACAAAGGAGAAATTCTAGTGCCAACGATCCAACAATAGCAGCCAAGTACGCTGCCCCTTCGGCGACCTCCAGTAGCTGAGCTGAGATGGTACCTTCATCAGCGGCGGTCAGTTCGGCGCTCTCTCCTCGGCGTGATAAGGCATCCGCTGCTTTGTTAGTCGATCCCTTCTTGTATTCGATGCTAAATTTATACCCCATCAGCTTCCGGATATAAAAATGTTGATCGGGcgtttgcaccacttgttgcAGAAGGTCCTTCAAGCTTTTCTGGTCGGAACGTATGACGAAGTCCCTCCCGAGTAAGTACTGGCGCCATTTCTGCACGGCCTCCACGATGGCATATAACTCTTTGTGGTAAGTTGATGCTACCCGTCGACGAGGGCCTAGTTTCTTGCTGAAATAGGCAATGGGATGCTTATCTTGAATTAGTACTGCTCCGATGCCTACATCTGATGCGTCTGTCTCGATGCAGAATGGCTTATCAAAATTCGGCAAGCTCAAGACCGGGGCTGACGTCATTGCACCCTTCAAAGCAGCAAATGCCGTTTCCGCCGCGGGTGACCAGCTAAAAGCATCCTTCTTTAGCAAATCTGTCAGGGGGGCTGCAATCATGGCATAATTGGCTACGAATCTCCGGTAGTATCCCGTTAACCCCAAAAAACCTCTTAACTGCTTTATTGACTTTGGCGCAGGCCACGACGTCATCGCCTCTATCTTTGTCGGATCTGCTTTGAGGATCCCATCTGACACCAAATGTCCCAAATATACTACTGTCGTACTGCAAAACGAACATTTTGATAACTTAACATAAAACTGGTGATTCTGCAGCAGGGTCAACACCTCCGTCAGATGGGTACAATGGAGATCCAATGTTGAGCTGTATATGAGGATATCGTCGAAGAAGACGATTACACACTTTCGGAGCAGTGGCTGGAAAATCGCATTCATAGCAGCTTGGAATGTGGACGGGGCATTGGTGAGGCCAAAAGGCATaaccaaaaattcaaagtgCCCGTCGTGCGTCCGGAATGCGGTTTTGAAAACATCTGCATCATGCATCCGAATCTGATGGTATCCTGACCGTAAGTCCAATTTGGTGAAGAATTTTGCGCGTCCCAGTTCATCAAATAACTCGTCGGCCGTCGGGATGGGGAAGTGGTCGGGTACCGTTGCCATATTTAATGCTCGATAGTCGATGCAAAACCTGAATGAGCCGTCCTTCTTTCTGATCAGCAAGACCGGTGAGGAAAAGGGACTTTGGCTTCGCTGAATAATTCCCTGATCCAGCATTTGACGCACTTGTTTCTCTATTTCCGCCTTTTGGAAATAGGGGTATCGGTAGGGTCGAACATTCACCGGTTTGGAGTTAGGTAGAAGGTGAATGCGGTGGTCGAACTCTCGCCGTGGGGGCATGCCCGTCGGTACAGTAAAGATCTGGTGAAAAGCGTCCAATACTTCTTTGATTTCCGGCGGTGTATCTGCTGGAAAGGTGATCTCTGCTGTAGATGGGGGCGTCTCCAATTCAGCTTCAAGTGGGATAATCTCGTAGAATTCATGAGCAGGCGAGTGAGAAGCCAACATAGCCAAAGATTGCAGTGAAATAAGACGCGGGGATGGTAGGACCCCGCGCAGAGCGACAGGGACCCCGTCTCGTTGAAACTCCAAAGTCTTGCCGACGAAGTCCGCTGAAATTTTTCCTAATGATTCCATCCATGCCATTCCTAACACAATATCCAGACCGTGGATCTCCATAATGTGTAAATCTAACAAGAAATTCACCCCCTGAATGGATAGCTTAGTGCGCCGTGCAATATGTGAACAAATAATCGACGCGCCGTTGCCTACATACACCCGGAATGGCCTAATCGGGGTCAATGCTAGTTGTAACAGTTCTGCCACTCTAGGATGAAGGAAGTCATTTGTGCTACCTGTATCAATAAGAATGCTCACCGTAGTGGACCCAATTGTACCCATGACATTAAATGGCCGAGATGTACATCCGCTCGATAAGGCATGGAGGTGTGATAAGTCAGCGGTGATAATCGGCTCGCCGTCCTCACTGGATTCATAATTGTCGCGCTGGCTGTCTTCGTCTTCCTCACCCACGTAACAGAGAATTTTTTGCTTACATACATGACCTGGAATCCACTTTTCCGGGCAGTGATAACATAGTCCCTTCCGCGAACGGTCTGCCTTTTCTGCGTTTGACACCCGGATTGGTCGAAAACCCGGTTTCATCGACTCTTTGATGTGGATGCCCGGTTTGGCGGCCGCAGTCGTCTCTGCTGGCGAGGCAGTGCTGGCCGAAGGGTAACGAGAGTCACGACTGCTCCATTTTCCTCTCGTATGATGACTATGGCGTTCTTCACGCGATGCTGCCAAACGTAAAGCCAGCGCCATGGCCTCTGCGAGAGACGCCGGTTGCTGCAGTTCAACATTTTCCTGAATGGGCTCTTTGAGACCCGTGATAAAGATCGGGATTAGGGCTTCATCTGACAATCCTTGTACTCGATTAAGATAACGCTCAAAGGCATCATGGTACTCGGCCACGGTGCCTGTTTGCACCAGCTTAGATAATGGTCCAATGCTATTCTTGAAACTCTGAGGGTCAAACCTGTGACGCACATCCACGAGGAACTCGGACCAAGTCACGAAAGGGTTGTTAGCTCTGTAATTAAATATCCATTCCGCGGCTGGAGGTTGAAACAGCATCACTGCATAATGCAATCGGTCTGAATCGGGCATTTGCAGATGGTCAAAATAATACTCGACTCTAGAAATCCAGTTTGTCGCGTCTGACCCGTCAAAACGGGGAGCTTTCATATTAAGATCTCTCGGATTGTCCATCCTACCAGCCTGAGACGTCTGACGATGTAAAGGCGAGTCCCAGTTAGTCGACTGACGATAGCCATTGAAACCTCGATCCAGGGTCTGCGGATACCGAGCCGGAGGTCGGTCCCAATTTGATCGCTGTCTAGTGTACGGCTGAGAGCGAAGAGGGGCGGAGATCGACATTCGATGTGTGGCCCTCCCTTCACGCTTGTTCATCTCATGAAATCCGCCCCTACGACGACGGATGTCCCCACCACGGTCGCGCTGGCCGTGGATGAAAATCCGGGGGATCTCCTCGTCGTCTACCACACGATCTCTGCGATCACGGTAGAACTCCAATTCCGCATCGTCAGAGTAATAGGGGGGATCCGGATCTGGTATCACAGGGATCTCAAGATCGTCAACACGGCGATCGGTGGAGTCCAATCGGAACTCCAATTTATCAAACCTCTCCATAATTCTGTCAAAACCTGTCGCTAGGGGCTCATCAGTCAGTATTTCTTCCCGAGGTTGAACACTCGATTCTGGATCACCACGCGGCGGAGGGCGGGGAGCGCCGTTATGGCGGCGATTTCCCGGCTGGATGCGTCGTGGTTGAGCAGACAATAGTTCCTGGGCATTACCGCCGGTGAGAAGACCCGACGGCGGAATAACATCCGTAGAAGCTTCCATGAGGAGTAGCAATGAAAGAAACCAGTTGTTATGACCTCCCTTATCTGATCGGTCAATACCTGCACACAAGAAACACAAGCCTTGGTTATCCGGCGCCCAAGAGGCTTGGGTCGGCGGTAATTTCCGGCGAAGGGGAGGCTGAGCGCGAGAGAGGTTCTCGACGGCAGCTTAGGGTTAGGTTTCTTGCTGTACGCTCCAAACTTGGGCCAAAATAATGATTTCATAGATAGCTCAATGTTAATGACGTGGCCCTATTTATACTAAgaccctagggttggttcgacCTAACCTATATatccgggaaagaaccaactaAGAAAACCCGGACGGAGCTTATAACACGCTCGACTCAATTACAATGCCAACAGAAATAcgttcataaataaataacaaaaacatgaaaaagaaGTAAAGTTCTATCTAAGGAATTAGTCGCTACTTAGCGACGTAATTCGCAAACTTCTGCGGCGGCTTGATTTGGTCCCTTGGTCGCAAGGCTCTGGCCGTCGTGCTTTCTGGTTGCACTTGCACTCTTGGCTCAGCCTCACGATCTACCCTTGCTTCTTCTTCTGTCTCCTCGTCATCGCCGGTGGGCTCTTCAGTTGGTTTTCTCAAGCTATCCTTATCATCGTTGGAGATGATGAATACGGCTTCACTCTGAGCTCCTTCACCTCTTCAGCAATGGAGTTCATTTCGTCCATCGCCATATTAAGCTCGCCAAGATCATACTCAATATCCATAGCAGAATGTGATCGAACATGCTCATGCATCAAATGCTCGATAACATCTTCTGCTTCATTGGCCGCATCCCGAATTCTTCTTTCCAACCCGCTGCCTTCCTCCTTAAACTCATCAAGAAATTTCCTCAAGAAATTTACTTTTTCGTGGAACCGGTAAAGTGGATGTCTTCCATTATTAGAAATGGGGTATTTATGACGATTCAGGATCTGGTCTATTGTTTGATCTAGTGAATGCAGAACAGCATATGCCATGATCACTTAGATCAAACTTATTTTCACAAGGTTTTTATGAGTAGGTAAACTTCTTTAGATCAATTGCTACAATTCGGAGaaggaaatgaaattaatgttgTGTTTTTGATGAGTGGATGAAACAATATGGGAAGATAATATGGGATCAAGTGTTGGGGTTTTTTGGATTGCTACAATCTTTTtcaaaagagaaattaaatgtTGAATTGCATCATATCTTTCACAAGTTTGAGTATTAATAATACTCAGCCGGAACTAATGCCCCAAATGTCCACATCTCCCATGAGTGTAACAATATACACCTATTAGGGCATACTATAAAAGTCTCACAATAAATAGTTGGtctgaaaaattatgaaattatcattTATCTTGAATTTTCCATGAGTCGGGAATAAAACTGATTTCATGAGAAATTCATTGCAATACatcaattcataatttttgcgactaactttaaaatttatagaaaatactaaattttgacaaagtttgtgattttaggACCAATACCccttaaatataaatatgtatatagaGTTAGTcctaaaatcacaaactttgtCAAAATTCGGTATTATACATATTGGTTATCAAAGTTTTAAATAATCTATCAGAAATTGTGAAACACTCAGTCTACGTATGATGATTAGGGATTAGGGTTTAGAATTTTGGGGAAACTGTAAACATAATCTATTACATTATCCAACTACCATAATAATCTATTAAAGCGCCATCTGATTTGACCTCTAATTAAGCCGAATTAGTGTTCCACTTTAGGCAATTAAGTAATCctctattatcatttaaatcacgctattttctttgtttttatttttttggaacaCTTCATTAGCATGTTGTAAAATTCCGCCCCACCCACAACGTCAAgaaactaatataattaaattacataaagtTTAAGAATTCATCTTTCAACATTGGAGGTTGtaacaaatttattagtaGGTACAATTGATCGAGTTTATCTTAATGAATACCaagtggagtagtattatttaaagaCTAGTAAAGTCATTGCTTAGTTGGTAAATCAGTTTTGTATTGGTGGTTGtaacaaatatattaatattgtttattgAATAAGGACAGGAACAGGTAGAACTAgaaccaaattttgtttatacaCAATACTTAGTTGGTAAACATCAATTTTAACCGGACAACACaaatatcattaaatatatagtattaatattgCTTATAATTTGTACAATAGTAATTTCACAAATATCGAAAATTAATGCTATAAATTCAAAGattatttgatattaaaatataattaattcttgTGTGTTGGGAAGGCACCTTCAACGGACATCTTGATCGACCAACCCTCTTGATGACACACAGACCCAGATTTGATTTCTCATAAGATTGAAATTGAAGGAACACTTCTTATGCTAGTAAACATATATGCATCTTAATACAATAAAACATTTATGACAAGACAATACTCGAAAGAAATGAAAGTACCAGAtttgaaaaacataatttcGTAAATCTTCGAttgcaattaataattttttccaaCACAATAATGCAAAGTATAAAATTCACATTGATACTTCCTTCCAAAAGAAAAATCTCTATGCAATAATCAGCTTAAACAAGGAATCCAAACATCTCCTTAGCATCCTCGAAACCGGCCCAATAGGAAATAAGAGGCAGTCCAACAccttaaataaaacaattggCCCAAAAAGGGAGCCCAAACCTTCTTAatacaaaatacataaaatttggCCCAAAATCTATTAATTACtcctagggatgtcaatctgGCCTGAAACCCACGGGTcaacccgaattatccggtaaaatcatagggttagggccgaaAAATCGCAAC
The genomic region above belongs to Salvia hispanica cultivar TCC Black 2014 chromosome 3, UniMelb_Shisp_WGS_1.0, whole genome shotgun sequence and contains:
- the LOC125214497 gene encoding putative late blight resistance protein homolog R1B-14, producing MGGIGKTTLARAVFDDDQVVNHFPVRVWITVSQNYQIETVYEELLLSLENQIEKGLVNDCDTTEHKLRQILMNNKYLIVLDDLWSKKTMEDISKVFPKEEKSDGSWILITTRNDNLIFYSHNAHKMGLMDEHVSWSLLKQKVFGSKDCPSESEKIGKDIAKGCKGMPLAIVVVARILSPRDQTQSSWEEVAQNIRSLIVEDAQFQSTMSLSYAELSHPLRSCFLYMCGFHDDYELRVSVLAKLWMAEGFATTQYNAEQYVKEIVSKNLASTTAIKSNGGIKSCIVHDLVRDVFKIKALDENYERRISISHLDLREVARVYASTLRTIISFHRNESSLRGLRKFKLLRVLDVVDTDAYALPTSVFDLFHLRYLAFGCAMEVPSAISKLQNLRSLIIRPNKRSRKYIYSRDEVYLPLEIWMLPLLTHLVSFFDLLAHPEETTSPALKMLLTLSVVKKLICKEEMMKLICNVKKLAITYFGDRYQQDYQLHNLVLLSQLEKLTLVVKKGSLLQGKAKP